TTTTTCGCCTAAAATCCGACGCTAGGGGGGTGTGGAAATCGCCCTTGAGTCCAAAAACGCTGTATCGCTCACCCAGTTCGCCTTACAGCGTTTTTGGGGTTTCAAGGTAGCGTCGGACTAGACAGGGTAAGGGTTTCAGCGCTTTCGACTTGCTTTTTACTCTCCAGTGAGCTACCATTGGACGTGTCTGTCGGAAATGTACCTTGAAAACCAAATATCATAAGGGTCTCAGGAGCCAGCAGTTGAAACCAACATAAATCCCTATGAGGGATTGAAACTCATATCGGGTCATCGTTGGATTCCAAATACGCGGGTTGAAACCAACATAAATCCCTATGAGGGATTGAAACAACAAAAAAGAAATATGTATTTCGCAAGAATACGGAAGTTGAAACCAACATAAATCCCTATGAGGGATTGAAACAACCCATAGCACAAAAGCCAGCCTCACCGCAGCGTTGAAACCAACATAAATCCCTATGAGGGATTGAAACTAAGGCAATTAGAATTATCCAGCTATTCAATCATGTTGAAACCAACATAAATCCCTATGAGGGATTGAAACTTGGCATAAGAGGCAATTACCCCCTTATTGGAAAGTTGAAACCAACATAAATCCCTATGAGGGATTGAAACATTGGCGGTAATGAAGGGCAGGAGGTAGGCTACAAGCCAATAGTTGAAACCAACATAAATCCCTATGAGGGATTGAAACTTTACAGAGGATAAGGGCTGGACGTACCAGGTGAGTTGAAACCAACATAAATCCCTATGAGGGATTGAAACTGGATATTTCAAGACATCCAGTAAGTGGGGACCCTTTGGGTTGAAACCAACATAAATCCCTATGAGGGATTGAAACGCTGATTACAAAGCTTTGATCAGCACACTGCCTTTAGTTGAAACCAACATAAATCCCTATGAGGGATTGAAACAGAGGCAAATCCTCACCCAAAACCCGATCCAAATAAAATTGTTGAAACCAACATAAATCCCTATGAGGGATTGAAACAAACTCGGGGCATTCCCAGATGGGGGCCCGATCGTTGAAACCAACATAAATCCCTATGAGGGATTGAAACGCCAATCAGCACCATCGAGATAAGCGGACGGAAATGTTATGTTGAAACCAACATAAATCCCTATGAGGGATTGAAACAGCAAAAAATTTATCGAAATGAATCGGCTGGCGTTTAAGGTTGAAACCAACATAAATCCCTATGAGGGATTGAAACAAGCATATCGTCAATAACTCGAATTATGGAGCTACAGTAAAGTTGAAACCAACATAAATCCCTATAAGGGAAAATTTTTCTAGCTCCGCTACACTTTTAATACACCTGCCATAAAAACCTTACTTTTTTTTTGCTATTTCACTACCTATGATATCTTCATTTTCTTTATGAAGCCCCGCTTCATAAAGAAATAGTATTAGAGTCTAAGGCTTCAAGCTGTATTCCATAGAAGAGAGAAGTGCTACAACCCACTCATGTACTGCGACAACAGCACAAATCGCCGTAAGTTGATGGTAACTGAAGATAAAACTCACTACCTTCATTTAAGGTGGAATGATAATTCAAAATACCTTGATGTTTATTGACCACAATTTGATAACTGGTTGCCAAGCCTAACCCTGTCCCTTTACCTACTACTTTAGTGGTAAAAAATGGGTCAAAAATTCGTTCTCTAATCTGATCCGGAATCCCCACTCCATTATCTTTGATTGTCACTTTAATTTCCCCGGAGTTGAGGACTTCAGTTCTAATCTCAATTTTCGGTTGTTCTAAATTTTGATCAGACCATTTCCCTTGTTGCACAGCTTCTTCAATAGCATCAATCGAATTGTTCAAAAGATTGAGGAAAACTTGATTGAGAAGCCCAGGATAACACTCAATCAAAGGCCACTCTCTATAGTCTCGAATTACCAAAATTTTTTCATCATTTACTTTTAGATTTAAACGGTTCACTAGAATACTCAATGTAAGATCTAAATGCTCATTCAGATTGACCAATTTACGACCTTCTTCATCTAAACTGGAAAAGGTGCGTAACCCTTTCACTAACTGTCGGACTCGCTCAGTACCTGATTTCATCGAATTCAACAACTTGTGCAAATCTGACTCTAAAAAATCCCAATCTATTTCCTCTAGTTTTTGAGTGATTTCTTCAGGGGGATCGGGCGTATAATCTTGATAAGTTTTAACCAGTTCTGTTAAATCATTAAAATATTGGTGGGCGTAAATTAAATTCCCATGGATGAAGTTCACAGGATTGTTGAATTCATGGGCAACTCCAGCGACCAACTGTCCCAAAGAAGACATTTTCTCCGTTTGAACTAATTGCGCTTGAGTCCATTGTAATTCAGCTAAAGTCACGCTTAATTCATGGGCATTTTTATCGGATTTTTCTTTGGCTTGACGCAGATAATTTTGTTCCCAGTTTTGCGCTCGCCAGACAACGAATAGCATCAACAAGACAACCGCAACGATCATGAATGCTAGAATATGTAAAGGTCGCAAATCTTGGTCAATATTTTGGCGGGGGATAACTAAAGCAATAGAAAAATTGGCTTCTTCTAGGGGCACATAGGCAAGATAGTATTTCCGATCCAACCAATTGACTAAATTAATTCCCTGATTCCCGTTAACCATTTGTTGTGCTAAGAGCCTTAATACTGGATCTTTATTTTTGAGTAATGAGGTGGGTTCATTGCTTTCAAATCCAAAGATTTCCAGATCGCGAGGAACAATGGGAACCCCCTGAGAATCGAGCATAAATGCATAACTGTTTGGGCCATAGGATAACTGCTCAATGACTTGTATTAAACGTTTTAGGGGAACTGGAGCAGCGATCGCCCCTTGTGACTGATAATCTAAAGGCGCATCTGGAGTGATCGGCGCAACAATCATAATCTGTAATAAGCCTGTGGAACGGGAAATCAGAGGATCGGAAACATTTACTTTCCCTTGCATGGCTCGCTGGAAATACAGGCGATCTTGAGCCTGATTCGTCTTCCCTTGACTGGTATGAAAACGTCCTGTTTTCTCAAAAAAGGCTCCAAGATTAAATGGCTCAATTCTTTCGGCTTCTTGGACTAAATAAGGCTTAATCTGATCCCAATCTAATGAGCGAGCCGTGGGACTATTGGCGATCGTTTCGACTTCTGTCTTGCGCTGACTAATCCATTGATCGACCTCTTGTACCCCATCTTTGACCTCTTTCAGGGCATGATTCTGAAGTTTCTTGAGCAGAGCCTGGTAAGCTCTCTGATAAGTGTAGTACCCAATAATCGTGGAACTGGCGATCGTCGCCATGACGATCGCTGAAATGAAAATACGATGCCTACTGATTGCCGATAATTTGATTGGAAAGCGGATCATAGTGAACATAGAGAGAATACTCCGCATCGCTGACGCGATCGCGAGCCATAAACGTTAATATACTTACCTTAGAGATTCATTTTAGACCTAAAATAGATCCACGTTGGGATTCTCCTGCGCCAACTGAGATTTCAACTGAGCCGCTTCACCACAACTTTTGGGAGTTGGAAACAACTTACCAGGATTCGCTAAACCTTGGGGATTAAACACACTTCTCACCCATTGCATCGTTTCCAAATCTACGGGTGTAAACATCTGTTCCATATAACAGAGTTTATCGGCCCCAATGCCATGTTCTCCCGAAATACTGCCCCCTACTTGCACACAGATTTTTAGAATTTCTCCTCCTAATTTCTCTACCGTTTCTAAAGCTCCAGGAATAGAATTATCGTAGAGCAAAAGGGGATGAAGATTTCCATCTCCGGCATGAAATACATTAGCCACCGGATAGCCATAGCTTTTACTCAGTTTCTCAATTTCTCCTAGAACATAGGGCAATTGAGTCCGGGGAATAACCCCATCCTGGACATAATAATCTGGTTTGATTTTACCCACCGCCGCAAACGCTGATTTACGACCTTTCCATAATTTTAGACGTTCCTCTGGATCGGTCGCTGTCTCGATCTGTCTGGCTCCATTTTGGCGGCAAATTTCGGCAATGCGTTTCGCATTTTCTGCCACTTCTACCTCTAACCCATCTACTTCAACTAAGAGAATAGCAACCGCATCTCTGGGATAACAATTGCTGGCCACCACATCTTCAACCGCATTAATGCTAAAGTTATCCATCATTTCCATACCAGCCGGAATAATACCGCTGCTGACAATATCAGAAACCGCAGCCCCTGCTGCTTCAATACTGGTAAAATCAGCGAGCAGGACTTGAATGGCTTCCGCTTGTTTAATAATCCGCAATCGAATTTCCGTGGCAATGCCTAGGGTTCCTTCTGAACCAACAAACAATCCTGTTAGGTCATATCCAGGCATTTCTGGTACTTCTCCACCCACATCAACGATAGAACCATCGGGAAGCACAAGTTTTAAGCCGAGAACGTGGTTGGTGGTGACTCCATACTTGAAACAATGGACTCCTCCTGAGTTTTCCGCTACATTACCGCCAATGGAGCAAATAATTTGACTGGAGGGATCGGGGGCATAATAGAACCCTGAACCACTGACTGCTTCGGTCACCCAGTTATTAATGACAGCCGGTTGCACTACCACTTGTTGATTTTCCAGGTCAATATCTAGGATATTACGCATAAATGCCGTAGAAATTAACACTCCATTTTCCACGGGTAGAGCGCCCCCAGAGAGTCCCGTGCCTGCGCCCCGTGCTACCCAGGGAAGTTGGTAGCGATCGCATAATTTGACGGTTTCTGCCACTTCTTCCGTATCGCGCGGCAGTAATACCAGTTTCGGCCGCACCCGATAACTGGTCAATCCATCACATTCATAGGTTAGAAGTTCTTCCTTGCGCTGGATGACGTTTCTACGGCCAAGGACTTGTTCAAAGTCGCGAATAATACGTTTCCAATCTGAGTTAGTGCGGGAGACTTGGGGGGGCGAACTGAGCATGGAGATCCAGAAAAAAAAGTCACTGTTTCTACTTTAACCAAGATCGAGGAGTTGTTGCTGCCTTAAAATAATTCTTTTGGTCTCTCTAGAGACTGTTGTCATCCGTGAAGCGATCGCCCTTTTGTCACGGTTTGAGATGCTGACGTTTCCGCGATTACCGACAGGGAACGGGGAAGAGGGAACAAAGTTAAGTCCTTTATTGATGCACCAGACACTGCCACTATACTCTATATAGCCTCTATTCCATCGAGGGATACCCCTCACCCCATAACTAAAATCACTAAATTAATAATGAATCATTTTCATAGAGTATGCCAGCAGAGCTATCCGTATTTAGCAAAAAGTGTACTCTCATTAACGTTATTAGGCAGTTTAAGTAATTGCACTATGGGCGAGACGATTACATCTGATGCCTATGACTCCCAATCTCAGATCGAAGATAGGGGTGACATTATTATGAGTTATGAGGAAACCGACGACGAAGTATGGGCAAATATCCGCACCGCATTGATTGAGACTGAGTTTTATGATGATCTGGCAAGTGATTTAAACGAAATGCTTGTATTTCCAACGGATATCACTGTTGTTTTCACCACTTGTGATGAAGCTAATGCTTATTACGATCCAAATGCAGTGACCATTACGATGTGTTATGAGTTGATCGATGAATTTCTCTCAATTTTTACAGAAAATAGTGAAACTGAAGAAGATTTTGCATATGCAGTTATTGATGCGAGTTTATTTACCTTTTTTCACGAACTCGGTCATGCTTTAGTCGATCTGTACGAACTCCCAATTATAGGAAAAGAAGAAGATGCTGTTGATACGTTTGCCACGATTATTCTCCTTGATGTTTATGAAGATGATGCGGGAGCATTGAGTGGGATGTTTCAGTTTGAAGCAGAAGCAGCAGAGGAAGCAGAAAATCTCGAAAGTCTTCCTTTTTGGGGCGAACATGCGTTAAGTTCACAACGTTTTTATGATACGGCATGTTTAATCTATGGTAGCGATCGCCAGGAATTTGCATTCTTGCCCGAAGAGGGATATTTACCAGAAGAACGGGCGGAAATATGCGAGGAAGAATACGAGCAAAAATCAGAGGCATGGGGCACTTTACTAGAACCTTTTTGGAAATGATATAACGCTAGGCAATAGGCAATTACAAGACTATCCTATTCCCTACATTCTTCACCCTGTGCATCACATTGGCAAATAGCCCTTAATCGAGTATACTGCCAAAAGCCAGCCAAATTATGCATATTCCATGGGTGAACCCTTAATTGAACTGCGCGGTATTTGCCAAACCTTTGGTCAAAGCAGGATTTTAGATAACCTTGACCTGACGATCTACAAAGGAGAAGCATTAGGGATTATCGGGCCCTCCGGGACAGGGAAGTCCACAATCCTAAGAATTATTGCTGGTTTACATCAACCGGATGCTGGCGAAATTTATGTCTCTGGACAAAAGCGTGAAGGGTTAGTGGGAGATATCCAAGACCCAATTACGATTGGTATGGTCTTTCAACAGGCTGCCTTATTTGACTCGTTAACTGTGGCGGAAAATGTCGGATTTCGACTCTATCAAGAAGGCAAAATTCCTCAGAAACACATCCGGGAAATGGTAGAAACAAAACTGGAATTAGTGGGATTATCGGGAATTAGCGATCGCTTCCCGGCTCAACTATCTGGAGGAATGCGCAAACGAGTCAGCTTTGCCCGAGCCATTATGGAAAATCCCCAAGATCCCCAAGACCATCCCGAAGTCCTGCTCTACGATGAACCCACTGCTGGACTCGATCCCATTGCCTCTACCGTAGTTGAAGACTTGATTCGCTCCCTCAAAGAGAAACAAGGAGGCTGTAGTACCTATGTAATGGTCACCCACCAAGAAAGTACCATTCGCCGCACCACAGATCGGATCGTCTTCATGCACCAGGGTAAAGTCCAATGGGATGGCAAAATTGAAGAAATTGATGACACAGATAATCCCTATATTCGTCAATTTGCCGCCGGGAGCTTAGAGGGCCCGATTCCCGTCATCAGTTAAGATAAAGCGGGTACGATCTTGTAGGGAAGCGAAAACCATCATGCGTCAACGGACAATTCGAGAAGGTTCAGTTGGGTTACTTATTTTAGTTGGGATGGGACTTTTTGGCGGTCTTATCCTTTGGTTACGCGGAGCAACTTTTGGTAGACAAATTTACTCCGTAATTGTCGAATTTGACAATACTGAAGGAATGCAAATTGGGGCAGAAGTTCGATATCGTGGGGTCGAAGTGGGTTCCGTGGCTGCCATTAATCCGGGATCAAATGGGGTTGATGTCACCCTTAATATTCATCAAGCAGATTTGGTGATGCCAAAAAATGCGCTCATTGAAGCCAATCAATCCGGTTTAGTTGGCTCCACGACAATTGATATTATTCCCTTATCTTCTGTGCCAGCAAATATGACTTCGGCTCAGAGTCAGGACTGCGATCGGACCGTGGTTATTTGCGAAGGAAGCCGACTTTCTGGCCAAATTGGAGTCAGCTATGTTGAACTCCTACGCAGGGGTCTAGATATGGCAGAACTCTTTAGTTCGGAAGAATTTTATGCTCGTCTGATGTCTACCCTGGACGGAGCAACATCTGCGACTGAAAATTTTACAGTTCTGAGCGCTGAACTAGCAGAACTAACGACCCTGGCTAAGGGAGAAATCAGTACGATCTCTAATGCAACTGAATCCGTAGGTGCGGCAGCGGATCAAATTCGTCAATCCACCCTGCAAGCAACCACCCAATTTACTGAAAGTAGTGCCCAACTGACTAGACAAGTGGAAAGCACCAGTGCCGAACTAAGAACCGCACTACAAAATATGAATGGTTTGATTGCCCAAAATCGCACCAATCTTACTAGCACCTTAGCGAATTTAGAGCGCACATCCGAGGAGATGAAAACTGCGGTATCTACGTTGACCCCAATTCTCACTCAAGTGCAACAAGGAGAGTTGATTAATAACCTAGAAACGCTTTCAGCCAATGCTGCCCAAGCTTCTACCAACTTAAAAGATTTATCTGATGGCATTAACAATCCTACGACTTTGTTGATGCTCCAACAAACCTTAGATTCAGCTCGCTCAACATTTCAAAATGCCCAAAAAATAACCTCAGATATGGATGATTTGCTCGGCGATCCCCAATTTCGCCAGAATATTCGTAATTTGGTTAATGGTTTGGGTCAATTGGTTTCTTCTACAGAACGTTTAGAAGAACAAGCGGAAATTGCCCAGGTTTTAGAGCCGATTAAAACCCAAATGCAATCTCCCAAGTTTCAGCAACAGTTGCCACAAGTTGAGGCATTCAATGCTCCAGAGTTAACGGACTGGAACATAGCCCAGGATATGGATTCTAATATCAAAGTGGATTTTAAGATTGAACCGAAAACCCTCTTTGAACTGAATCCAGAGTTTCCCTCTGCGGATTTTTCCCCTTCCACACCCTCGCTTGATTTTAATCCATAGGGAGATGGGGAGATGGACGACACAGAGACACGGAGATACAGAGATTCCCTATTCCCTAGCGCACAGCGCACAGCCCTCTAACTCCAATCCTCCTGTTGATTGTTTCCTCGTTTATACACCAATCCTTGGATATGAATGGCACGGGTTCGCTCAAATAAGGCTTCCTTATTCAAGTTCCACTGTTGCATGGCGCGGTTTAAATCCTGTTGTAGCGCTCTAGCACCTGGAAAATCTTGGTAACGAATTCTCAAACGCGCTAATTCTACTAAATGAAAATCTGTCGGTTCTCCAGAATGTTGGAGCAATTGATCCACAATCAGGCGATCGCGATCCTCACGGGGATGCTTTTGATCCTTTCCAGATTCATGATTCATAACGCTCTATCCTGAACTTCAATCAACCGGCAAAAGGGAGACAGTGCTATACCATCTAAACCATAATATGACTAAACGGAATCCTTGACCTATGAGTTAAGCCATTGATTCCGAGCCTCGAGCATTAATGTTAAACTACTCCCAAATTTATTCAATTCCATGGTTGCTCTCAAATCCTTTCCCGATTCCTCCCCTCGTCGCCAACCTCGTTTACACAACCCGAATCGTTCCAGACTGCGGTTAGTCTCTTCCCAACCTCAAGCTCCTAAAATACCATCCACTTCGCCATCGGCTAGTTCTTCTAGAGTGCCTTCACAGATTGCTCGGAATGACCGCTTTCAGCGACGGGTTGTCGATAAATCTACGTCAGTTCAGGGATTAACTCAATCAGGAACCGTTAAACGCTTAGATCCAAAACATAACCAATTACCAAAGAGTGTAGTCGCTCTACGGGCGATCGAAAAAATCCTCTTTTTTTGTACCCTAGGTTTGGGTGCAGCTACCATGGGAATCTATAGTCTAACGGTGCAAACACAGCAAGAATGGATGAAAAAATACGACCTTCTGCAAAATCTAGAACGCTATGAGCGTCAATTAGTTACGGCTAGTGAAATCTTAAAAAATCGGATGGCATCCCAAGCAGAAACCGAAGATACCGGTTTAGTTCCTCAAAATCCAGAGACTACGATTTTCCTTGAGCCAGTCGAACAACGTTCGGTTCCTGCTATTTCTGAGTCTTTGCCGAATTTAGCACCGGAACCGTTATCCTCTAAACCTTGGGGATATTAAGGTTTCCAATTAGAAGACCTAATGGGAATAGGGAATGGGGAATAGGGAATAGGTTATGGTAGCTAGGTTTCCGTATTGAACCGGAGTCCTAACCCACTCTTTCTCTGCTATACCATTGGTCTATGAAGTTATACTTAACAAGTGGCTCTAAGCCACTTGTTTTTCAGGGATTAATTAGTTTATTTGAGCAATTATGGCCTCAACTTCTCGGCCGAGCAAACATATAAGCCAACGGAAAGCGATCGCCACGGGTTCTTTCCCTAGAAAGCCAGGCAGAAAAATGGCTGCTGTCCCTCAGATGCGATCGGTTGTGGTCTGGGGGGTGCTGATTGCTGGTTTATTGGGATTAAGCCTAAAATTATTAAGCTTACAGGTCATTCAGAGTGCCGAGTTGCGCGAAAAGGCACAACAGCAACAACGCAGTCAAGAACAGAAGGCGACTTCCCGTCGATCTATTGTCGATCGCCAAGGACATTTTTTGGCAGTCGATCAACCCCGGTTTACCTTGTACGCCCATCCCATCCTGTTTAAGCGACCTATGCCAGAGATTGCTAGCGCCCTCTCTAGTATCTTAGGTATACCGGCCAATCAACTCATACAACGCTTTTCTGAAGGGCCGACAGGGATTCAAATTCAGTATAGTGTGCCGGAAGATGCCGCTCGTCGGATTCAAACGCTATCTATTGATGGCTTAGAGTTAAATGCCTATCAAGAGCGGATTTATCCCCAAGAAGATCTGGTATCGGAAGTGGTGGGATATGTGAATATGGAGCGGGTGGGACAATCTGGAATCGAAGCTGCCTATGAAAATATTCTAGAGCGCTCTAGTGAGTGGGTCGAAGTGACGCGCACGGGAGAAGGCGATATTTTACCCAATCAAGGATTGACTCCCTTGTTGAATATGGATGCCCTGCAATTGCAATTAACCCTGG
This sequence is a window from Roseofilum reptotaenium CS-1145. Protein-coding genes within it:
- a CDS encoding DUF3288 family protein, translating into MNHESGKDQKHPREDRDRLIVDQLLQHSGEPTDFHLVELARLRIRYQDFPGARALQQDLNRAMQQWNLNKEALFERTRAIHIQGLVYKRGNNQQEDWS
- a CDS encoding MlaD family protein is translated as MRQRTIREGSVGLLILVGMGLFGGLILWLRGATFGRQIYSVIVEFDNTEGMQIGAEVRYRGVEVGSVAAINPGSNGVDVTLNIHQADLVMPKNALIEANQSGLVGSTTIDIIPLSSVPANMTSAQSQDCDRTVVICEGSRLSGQIGVSYVELLRRGLDMAELFSSEEFYARLMSTLDGATSATENFTVLSAELAELTTLAKGEISTISNATESVGAAADQIRQSTLQATTQFTESSAQLTRQVESTSAELRTALQNMNGLIAQNRTNLTSTLANLERTSEEMKTAVSTLTPILTQVQQGELINNLETLSANAAQASTNLKDLSDGINNPTTLLMLQQTLDSARSTFQNAQKITSDMDDLLGDPQFRQNIRNLVNGLGQLVSSTERLEEQAEIAQVLEPIKTQMQSPKFQQQLPQVEAFNAPELTDWNIAQDMDSNIKVDFKIEPKTLFELNPEFPSADFSPSTPSLDFNP
- a CDS encoding FAD-linked oxidase C-terminal domain-containing protein, coding for MLSSPPQVSRTNSDWKRIIRDFEQVLGRRNVIQRKEELLTYECDGLTSYRVRPKLVLLPRDTEEVAETVKLCDRYQLPWVARGAGTGLSGGALPVENGVLISTAFMRNILDIDLENQQVVVQPAVINNWVTEAVSGSGFYYAPDPSSQIICSIGGNVAENSGGVHCFKYGVTTNHVLGLKLVLPDGSIVDVGGEVPEMPGYDLTGLFVGSEGTLGIATEIRLRIIKQAEAIQVLLADFTSIEAAGAAVSDIVSSGIIPAGMEMMDNFSINAVEDVVASNCYPRDAVAILLVEVDGLEVEVAENAKRIAEICRQNGARQIETATDPEERLKLWKGRKSAFAAVGKIKPDYYVQDGVIPRTQLPYVLGEIEKLSKSYGYPVANVFHAGDGNLHPLLLYDNSIPGALETVEKLGGEILKICVQVGGSISGEHGIGADKLCYMEQMFTPVDLETMQWVRSVFNPQGLANPGKLFPTPKSCGEAAQLKSQLAQENPNVDLF
- a CDS encoding ABC transporter ATP-binding protein; its protein translation is MGEPLIELRGICQTFGQSRILDNLDLTIYKGEALGIIGPSGTGKSTILRIIAGLHQPDAGEIYVSGQKREGLVGDIQDPITIGMVFQQAALFDSLTVAENVGFRLYQEGKIPQKHIREMVETKLELVGLSGISDRFPAQLSGGMRKRVSFARAIMENPQDPQDHPEVLLYDEPTAGLDPIASTVVEDLIRSLKEKQGGCSTYVMVTHQESTIRRTTDRIVFMHQGKVQWDGKIEEIDDTDNPYIRQFAAGSLEGPIPVIS
- a CDS encoding sensor histidine kinase is translated as MFTMIRFPIKLSAISRHRIFISAIVMATIASSTIIGYYTYQRAYQALLKKLQNHALKEVKDGVQEVDQWISQRKTEVETIANSPTARSLDWDQIKPYLVQEAERIEPFNLGAFFEKTGRFHTSQGKTNQAQDRLYFQRAMQGKVNVSDPLISRSTGLLQIMIVAPITPDAPLDYQSQGAIAAPVPLKRLIQVIEQLSYGPNSYAFMLDSQGVPIVPRDLEIFGFESNEPTSLLKNKDPVLRLLAQQMVNGNQGINLVNWLDRKYYLAYVPLEEANFSIALVIPRQNIDQDLRPLHILAFMIVAVVLLMLFVVWRAQNWEQNYLRQAKEKSDKNAHELSVTLAELQWTQAQLVQTEKMSSLGQLVAGVAHEFNNPVNFIHGNLIYAHQYFNDLTELVKTYQDYTPDPPEEITQKLEEIDWDFLESDLHKLLNSMKSGTERVRQLVKGLRTFSSLDEEGRKLVNLNEHLDLTLSILVNRLNLKVNDEKILVIRDYREWPLIECYPGLLNQVFLNLLNNSIDAIEEAVQQGKWSDQNLEQPKIEIRTEVLNSGEIKVTIKDNGVGIPDQIRERIFDPFFTTKVVGKGTGLGLATSYQIVVNKHQGILNYHSTLNEGSEFYLQLPSTYGDLCCCRST
- a CDS encoding DUF4344 domain-containing metallopeptidase, producing MGETITSDAYDSQSQIEDRGDIIMSYEETDDEVWANIRTALIETEFYDDLASDLNEMLVFPTDITVVFTTCDEANAYYDPNAVTITMCYELIDEFLSIFTENSETEEDFAYAVIDASLFTFFHELGHALVDLYELPIIGKEEDAVDTFATIILLDVYEDDAGALSGMFQFEAEAAEEAENLESLPFWGEHALSSQRFYDTACLIYGSDRQEFAFLPEEGYLPEERAEICEEEYEQKSEAWGTLLEPFWK